In a genomic window of Acidobacteriota bacterium:
- a CDS encoding XRE family transcriptional regulator, translating into MKKKPPIEFEKSSGNVFADLGLPDASELFARAQLGFNISKILAARKLKQREIGSILEIKQPEVSHLMNGHYSRFTMDKLLEFLKRLDQKVTIQIRPHRPGEPYQEVSARL; encoded by the coding sequence ATGAAGAAGAAGCCTCCCATTGAATTTGAAAAAAGCAGCGGCAATGTTTTTGCCGATCTGGGATTGCCCGATGCGAGTGAATTGTTTGCCAGGGCGCAGCTGGGGTTCAACATCTCTAAAATCCTTGCAGCCAGAAAATTGAAACAGCGCGAGATTGGGTCAATCCTGGAGATCAAGCAGCCAGAAGTGTCGCATCTGATGAATGGCCATTACAGCCGGTTCACCATGGACAAGCTGCTGGAGTTCCTCAAGCGGCTGGACCAAAAAGTGACCATCCAAATCCGGCCGCATCGTCCCGGCGAGCCCTATCAGGAAGTTTCGGCACGGTTGTGA
- a CDS encoding ABC transporter ATP-binding protein, with product MVRVDGENNGLALIQVRNIDMKYRRGSEEIHVLQGLSLDVNEGEFVAFMGPSGSGKTTLLNLIGGLDTPTSGSIRVGGEEISELSSAELTTWRARNVGFIFQMYNLLPVLTAFQNVELPLLLTKLSRADRRRHVDAALSLVGLEDRMKHYPSQLSGGQGQRVAIARAIVADPTFLLCDEPTGDLDRKSAHEILDLLTALSKEHGKTILMVTHDPLAAEHADTILHLDKGELVETVRAEARA from the coding sequence ATGGTTCGAGTGGACGGCGAAAATAACGGGCTGGCTCTGATTCAAGTTCGCAATATCGACATGAAGTATCGCCGCGGCAGCGAAGAAATTCATGTGCTGCAAGGGTTGAGCCTGGATGTGAACGAGGGCGAGTTTGTCGCCTTCATGGGGCCAAGTGGCTCGGGCAAGACCACGTTGTTAAATTTAATCGGCGGGTTGGACACCCCCACGTCCGGCAGCATCCGCGTGGGTGGCGAGGAAATTTCTGAATTAAGTTCCGCCGAGCTGACCACGTGGCGGGCGCGCAACGTCGGCTTCATTTTCCAGATGTACAACCTGCTTCCCGTGCTGACCGCGTTCCAGAATGTCGAGCTGCCGCTGCTGCTGACAAAACTTTCCCGCGCGGATCGCCGGAGGCATGTGGACGCCGCTTTATCGCTGGTCGGATTGGAAGACCGCATGAAACATTATCCGAGTCAGTTGTCGGGCGGACAGGGACAGCGCGTGGCCATCGCTCGCGCGATTGTCGCCGACCCAACATTCCTGCTCTGCGACGAGCCGACCGGCGACCTCGACCGCAAGAGCGCGCACGAGATACTCGACCTGCTCACTGCGTTGTCGAAGGAACATGGCAAGACGATCTTGATGGTTACGCACGATCCGCTGGCCGCCGAACATGCCGACACCATCCTGCATCTCGACAAAGGCGAGCTGGTGGAGACCGTGCGGGCCGAGGCGCGAGCGTAA